The DNA sequence GTCAAAGAGCGGGAATATCAGGCCAGAAAGGCCGCAGCGAGCGAGCAAGCCCATGATTAAGATATTGGTAAGCAATGACGATGGCATCACGGCGCCGGGGATCGCGGCGCTGTCCAATGCCCTGGCGAAGCACTATGAGGTGATGACGGTCGGTCCTGATCGCAACTGTTCGGGTGCCAGTAACTCGTTAACCTTGACTAACCCTTTGCGAATTAATAAGTTAGATAATGGTTATATTTCCGTCAGTGGTACGCCGACCGATTGCGTGCATCTGGCGATTCGCGAGTTTTATGCCCATGAACCGGATATCGTGGTTTCTGGCATCAACGCCGGTGCGAACATGGGGGATGATACCCTTTATTCCGGCACGGTTGCGGCGGCGATGGAGGGGCGTTTTCTGGGCTTGCCGGCGATTGCCATCTCTCTGGTGGGCAGAGAGCTAAAGCACTATGACACGGCGGCTTACTATGCCTGTAAGATAGTGGCGGGTCTGATCGATAGCCCTATCGCGTCGGATCAGATCTTAAATGTGAATGTGCCGAATTTGCCGCTCGATGAGATTAAGGGCATTAGAGTTACCCGTCTGGGCGCCAGACATAGAGCTGAAGGCATGGTGCGCATGCAAGACCCTGCCGGACGGGAAATATTCTGGCTCGGCCCACCGGGTGAAGAGCAAGATGCCAGCGAAGGCACAGATTTTCATGCCGTGGCCAACGGCTATGTGTCGGTGACCCCCTTGACGGTGGACCTGACCGCGTTTGAACAAGTACCAAAGATAAAGCAATGGATAGAGCAATTATGAATGGGGTAGCCACTACGGCGGCATTGAATCTGGCACGTCACCTTCAGGGGGCGGGGATAACTAATGCCGAAGTTTTAGCTGTGGTGGCGAAAACGCCAAGAGAATTGTTTCTCGATGCGGCCCTAGGCCATAAGGCCTATGAAAATACTGCTCTGCCCATAGGACAGGGGCAAACCATCTCTCAGCCCTATATCGTGGCGCGTATGACTGAACTTTTGTTAGAGTCGCGTCCTAAAAGGGTGCTGGAGATAGGCACAGGCTCTGGCTATCAGGCGGCTATTTTGGCGCAATTGGTGGATGAGCTCTGTACGGTAGAGCGAATAAAGAGTTTGCAGATCCAGGCGCGCCAGCGTCTCAAGCGGCTCGATCTGCATAATGTCTCCTTTAAGTATGGCGACGGCTGGCAGGGCTGGGCCAACAAGGGCCCCTTCGACGCCATCATGGTGACGGCGGCGGCCAGCAGCGTGCCGCAGGCGCTGCTGCAACAGCTGGCGGACGGTGGCGTGCTGGTGATCCCTGTCGGCGAGGAGACGCAGCAACTGATGCGTGTGGTTCGCATGGGCGATCAATTTCATTCCCAGACCATAGAAATGGTGAAGTTTGTGCCTTTGGTCAACGGTGAACTCGCCTAGTGGTGGCTGTCATCTGGTGCGCCGACGCTAAGGGAATAGGGGAGCCGCTATGCTAAGCGCCCCGAGTCGGTTGAGGTTTTGTCAGAAGCCAATAGGCATACTGTGCGCCTTACTGCTCAGCTGTCTGCTGAGCGCCTGTAGTTTTCAGGCCCATTCTCCCGCTCCCGTGGTGAACGTCAACTCGCCGGTGAAGAAAGCCTATAAAAAGGGAGGCCTCACCTCCGACCACTACAAGGTCAAGCGCGGCGATACCCTCTATTCGATCGCCTGGGCGGCCAACAAAGATTTTGCCGAAATTGCCCGATATAACGGGCTTCGCAAGCCCTATACCATCTATCCAGGGCAGGTTTTAAAGCTTAAATCGACAAACGCTGTTACAAATAGCAAAACCCAGCGTAGCACTCAGGTATCGAGTAAAAAAACGCAACAAAACACAGCTAAAAATCAACCTAAACAAACAGTTAATTCTAGCCAGCAGGCTGCTGCCAGTAAAACGGCATTGGCGAAAAAATCGCTTGATCGGGGCGATAAATCTGCGTACGCTGTAACAACTGGTCAACAAAATGTTAACGGCGTTATCCACAAGCCCAGTAGCACCCTACCCAAGAAGGTCCAGCGCTGGCATTGGCCCGTTAAAGGCAAGTTGATCGGCACATTCTCTACCAAGGAACAAGGTAATAAAGGGATTAAGATCGCAGGATCCCGAGGCGATCGCATTCAGGCCGCCGCCGATGGGCGAGTGGTGTATGCGGGAAATGCGCTAAGGGGATACGGCAATTTGGTGATCATTAAGCATAGCGATGACTATCTCAGTGCTTATGCTCATGCCGATAAGATCTTAGTAAAAGAGAAGCAGTTCGTTACCGCGGGACAAACGGTGGCGAAAATGGGACAAACGGGTACCAATAGGGTGATGCTGCATTTCGAGATACGGTATCACGGCAAATCCGTCGACCCACTTAAATTTTTGCCTAAATCATAATTTTATAGGCGCCATTTTGGCAATTGGAGGACAGTAAAGTGCAGTAAATTAGCATGTAAAATTTGGGAGAGTATATTATGGGTCGTAAACAATCTACCGCCGTGGCGGAGCCCTTAGTGGACTTGTCTAAGAATGAGTCTGATCTATCAGTGACCAACAGCAAGGAGGTTTTGAAAGACGCAGAACTAGAACAGCAAGTACAAGATGACTTACAAAAGAACTTAGATGCCACTCAGCTGTATTTAAGTGAAATTGGATTTTCCCCCCTATTGAGTGCGGAAGAGGAGGTTTATTTCTCACGTAAGGCCCTAAAAGGCTGTGAAAAATCTCGCAACCGTATGATTGAGAGTAATCTCAGACTCGTCGTAAAAATTGCACGTCGTTATAACAATCGTGGTTTAGCCTTATTGGATCTGATTGAAGAAGGTAACTTAGGTTTGATCCGCGCCGTCGAAAAGTTCGATCCCGAACGCGGCTTCCGTTTTTCAACCTATGCCACATGGTGGATCCGCCAGACCATAGAACGTGCCATCATGAACCAAACCCGTACCATTCGCCTGCCTATTCATGTGGTGAAGGAGCTCAATGTTTACCTTCGTACCGCCAGGGAACTCGCGCACAAGCTAGATCATGAGCCAACCGCAGAAGAGATCGCCGAGCAGTTAGACCTGCCAAGTAGCGATGTCAGTAAGATGCTCAAGCTTAACGAGCGTATCACCTCGGTCGATACCCCACTGGGTGGCGACAACGACAAGGCGCTGCTGGATGTATTAGCCGATGACGATTGTGTGGGCCCGGATTACAAGGTGCAAGACGACGATATGTCTAAGTCTGTTGTGCGCTGGCTCGACGAACTGAACAGCAAGCAGAGAGAAGTACTTGCCCGTCGTTTCGGTCTGCTTGGCTATGAGCCATCGACCCTGGAAAATGTCGGTAAAGAGATAGGTCTGACTAGAGAAAGAGTACGCCAAATTCAGGTGGAAGCCCTGAAGCGGCTTCGAGATCTGCTTAGTGCTCAAGGACTATCGGTAGAAGCTATCTTCAGAGTGTAAAAGTGTATCGGGGTGTAGGCTGAAGGGTTACCGCGGCTTTCTTGTTATCGCCTTTGTGAGCGGTCGGTAGAGACTGAAAGGTGGATAAGCAATGCTAGCGTCTTATGGAGAAACAAGCGGTGGTTACCTTAAGGTGTAAACCTGTGTCTTGAAGGGCCGACCCCAGAATTAAAAAAAGCGCATCCCAAAGGGTGCGCTTTTTTGCTGTCTAGATTTTGTAACTCGCTTTAGCTCTAGCTACTTTTAAGTGCTCAAAAGTTTAGCGTAGCTGCTTGAGCTCATAGAGAAGATCCAGCGCCTGTCTCGGCGTCAGGCTGTCGGGATCTATGGTATCTAACCTGTCCAGCGCCTTTGAGGTCTCCGGCATGGTCATGCTCAGCTGGGCCTGTCTCAGTTCAGGGAGCTCCTCCTCTCTATCCCGGCTCTCAAGATGATGCAGCTTGTGCTTGGCTGCCTGCACCACCTTGGCCGGAACACCAGCCAGCGCCGCGACTTGAAGGCCATAACTCTTACTCGCCGCACCTTCCTGCACCGCGTGCATGAAGGCGATGGTGTCGTCATGCTCTATGGCGTCGAGGTGCACGTTGGCCACATTTTCCATCTGATCCGGCAGCTGGGTTAGCTCAAAATAGTGGGTGGCAAACAGGGTCATAGATTTTAAGTTCTGCGCCAGATGCTCGGCGGCGGACCAGGCCAGCGACAAGCCATCATAGGTCGAGGTGCCGCGGCCAATCTCATCCATCAATACCAGGCTCTCGGGCGTCGCGTTATGTAGTATGTTGGCGGTTTCCGTCATCTCCACCATGAAGGTCGAGCGGCCGGAGGCGAGATCGTCTGCCGCGCCAATACGGGTAAAGATTCGATCCACTGGGCCTATGGCGGCCTTCTGGGCCGGTACGAAGCTACCTATATGGGCCATAAGGGTGATCAGAGCCACCTGGCGCATATAGGTCGACTTACCGCCCATGTTAGGGCCGGTAACGATCAGCATGCGCCTTGCCGGGTTGAGGCTGACAGGGTTGGCGATAAACGGCGTCTGACTGACGCGCTCGACCACTGGGTGTCTTCCCGCCTCGATATGTATGCCGCTCTGGGCCGTGAGTTCCGGTCTGTGATAATCGAGCTGCTCGGCGCGCTCGGCAAAGTTGGTGATCACATCAAGCTCCGCTGCCGCGCGGGCGAAGGCCTGTAGCTCGTGCAGGCGCGGCATCAATAGATCGAACAGCTCTTCCCACAGCTGTTTCTCCAGCGCCAGCGCCTTGCCCTGACTGGAGAGTACCTTCTCCTCATGCTCTTTAAGCTCGGCGACTATGTAACGCTCGGTGTTCTTAAGGGTTTGTCTGCGCTGGTAGCTCATAGGCACCAGATCCGACTCGCGGCGACTCACCTCTATGTAGTAGCCGTGCACCCGGTTGTAGCCCACCTTCAGAGTCGAGGCGCCGGTGGCTGCCTTCTCCCGGGCTTCCAGCTCGGCGAGGTAGTCGGTCGCGCCCTGGCTGAGTTTGCGCCATTCATCCAGCTCGTTGTGATAACCCTCTTTGATCACGCCGCCGTCGCGGATCAGCATAGGCGGATTGTCGACGATGGCGCGGCTTAGCAGGGCATGCTCCTCGGGGAAGTCGCCCAGGTGACTCGATAGCGCCTTGAGGTGAGGGCTGTTGCAGTCTGCCAGCTGCTGCTGTATCTCGGGCAGCAGGGCCAGGGCCTGACGCAGACGGGCAAAGTCACGCGGGCGGGCACTACGAATGGCCAGACGCGCCGTGATACGTTCTATGTCGCCGAGGGCTTTTAGCTGTTCATGCAGGCTCTCGTGATAGCCGTTGTCCAGCAGCTCGTCTATGGCATCATGACGGGCGCGGATGATGTTGTGGTTGCGCAGCGGCTCGTGGATCCAGCGCTGCAACATACGGCTGCCCATGGGAGTTGCCGTGTTATCCAGTACCGAGGCCAGGGTGTTGTCGCTACCGCCTTGCAGGTTGCGGGTCAGCTCCAGATTCTTACGGGTGGCCGCATCCAGCACTATGCTGTCGCACTGATTGAAGCGGGTGATGGCGTTGATATGGGGCAGGGCGGTACGCTGGGTATCTTTCACATACTGGATAAGACAGCCGGCCGCCTGTAGCGATAACCTGACTTCCCCCAGGCCAAAGCCGTAGAGATCTTTGGTGCCGAACTGTTCCAGCAGTAGCTTGTAGCTGGTGTCGTAGTCGAACTCCCACTCGGGACGGCGACGCTTACCCGACAGCGAGGCGATCAAAGCCGGCTCGCTGAAATCTTCGCTGTAGAGCAGCTCCGCTGGATTGGTGCGTTGCAGCTCGGCTTCAAGCGCCTCTTTGCTGGCAAGTTCGGTGACCACGAAGCGCCCGGATGAGACATCCAGGGTCGCGTAACCAAAACCCACCTTGCCGTGATAGACGGCGGCCAGCAGGTTGTCCTGCCGCTCCTGCAGCAGGGCCTCATCTGTAAGCGTACCCGGGGTGACGATGCGAACAATCTTACGTTCTACCGGCCCCTTGGTCGTGGCGGGATCGCCTATCTGCTCGCAGATCGCCACAGATACCCTGAGCTGCACAAGCTTAGCAAGATAGCCTTCTACCGCATGGTAGGGGATGCCTGCCATGGGGATAGGATCGCCGCCACTCTTGCCGCGAGCGGTCAGGGAGATCCCCAGCAGCTCTGAGGCCCGCTTAGCATCGTCGTAGAAGAGCTCGTAAAAATCTCCCATACGATAAAAAAGCAACATATCGGGTGTTTCGGCTTTCAGCGTCAGATATTGACGCATCATGGGGGTGTGCTTTTCAAGATATTGAGTATCGACGGCGTTCATGAATTAACCAAGGTATCCTGCTACAAAAATGTCTGTCATAGCCCTGCGGCCAGCACAGAATGAATGGCCACAATACTAACAATAAATTGACGGTGGTTGCGCATTTATCCTGCCTGTTTGGATAAATTTAGTGCTAATGCGCCCGGGAAAATTTGACCGGCTTTGGTTAAGGCCGGATAAAAATAATCGCATACAGTACTTGATACTGTATGATTGTACAGTATACTAGGTTGCATATTGAGACAGCCTAAAGCGATGCAGAAACGGTCTGCGGGCTTTAACTTAACGGATACCCCACAGCGCAGCGTCTGTGATTGAGAGGAAAGCAGAATGAAGATTGATGCGAATAAAGAGAAAGCCCTGAGCGCGGTCCTTGGCCAGATTGAGAAGCAGTTTGGTAAAGGCTCTATCATGAAGCTAGGTGAAAACCGCTCTATGGATGTTGAGACTATCTCAACGGGTTCTCTGTCGCTTGACGTTGCATTGGGTGCAGGCGGTCTGCCACTGGGTCGTATCGTTGAGATCTATGGTCCTGAATCTTCGGGTAAGACCACCCTGACACTGGAAGTGATTGCAGCTGCCCAGCGTGAAGGTAAGGTTTGTGCCTTCATCGATGCCGAGCACGCGCTGGATCCTATCTATGCACAAAAACTCGGTGTGGATATCGATAACCTGCTGTGTTCTCAGCCAGATACCGGTGAGCAGGCGCTTGAGATCTGTGATGCTCTGACTCGCTCTGGTGCCGTCGACGTGATCATCGTCGACTCGGTTGCTGCCCTGACGCCTAAGGCGGAAATTGAGGGGGAGATCGGTGATTCTCACATGGGTCTTGCGGCGCGTATGATGAGTCAGGCGATGCGTAAGCTAGCGGGTAACCTGAAGCAATCTAACACCTTGCTGATCTTCATCAACCAGATCCGTATGAAGATAGGCGTGATGTTCGGTAACCCTGAGACCACTACCGGTGGTAACGCGCTTAAGTTCTACGCTTCTGTTCGTCTGGATATTCGCCGCACCGGCGCCATCAAGGATCGTGAAGAGGTCATTGGTAACGAGACTCGCGTTAAGGTGGTGAAGAACAAGATTGCTGCGCCATTCAAACAGGCAGAGTTTCAGATCCTTTATGGTGAAGGTATTAACCGTACCGGTGAGTTGGTAGACCTTGGCGTGATGCACAAGCTGATTGAAAAGTCAGGCGCTTGGTACAGCTACAAGGGTGACAAGATTGGCCAGGGCCGTGCCAATGCCGGTAAATACCTGGTAGAGAACCCTGAAATTGGCGCCGAAATCGACCAGGCGTTACGCGCCATGTTGCTGGGCGGTGGTCAAGCGGTGGCTCAGTCGGCCACAGGCGATGAGAACGTCGACCTGGAAACCGGTGAAGTATTTTAAGCTCGCCGAGTCAACTAAGCCTTGCCTTAAGACTCTGGCTTTGTAATGACAATGATTTTGTTATGACTATGGTTTCTCAATGACTATGTCGGCGATGCAAGTCGCGGTGGGCCTCCTGGCCCGCCGCGATTATTCCCGCTATCAGATAAAGAGTAAGCTGAGCCAGAAAGGCTTTCTGGACGGCGAGATAGAGGCTGTCCTTGGTCAATGTGAAAGCCAGGGATATCTCGATGATGCCAGGTTTGCCGGGCTCTTGTTACGCTCTCATATCGCTAAAGGCCATGGCCAGAACAAGATACGTCAATCTATGTCCCAGAAGGGGCTGACCAAAGAGATTATCGAGTCTAGCCTCAATCAGAGTGACTGCGACTGGTTCGAACTGGCGAGACAGAAGGCTGCTAAGAAATATGCCACTAGCGGCCCCATTCAAGATCAGAAAGAGCGCGCCAAACGAGTGCGTTATCTTCTCTCCCAAGGCTTTGGCTTCGATCAGGTTGCCTATGCTTTAGAGGTCGATCCAGACTTCGACTAATATCCTCATCCTTACCAGGACCAATACTGGGCTCTAGTCCACTATCCTGATTTCCCTTTATCTCCTTTCGCGCGCTACCGCTAAAAGACCCAATGGAAACTTAGGCTTTTTACGCTTTCTTTGGGGATCCTCGGCTAAACCTCTGGTTGTTCATCTATAGACTGCTTATAATGCTGGGCTAACTGAGCATCGTCGGTGAGCCTTTTGCTTTCATCGCTAAAATAATCAAATTCAGGATGATTTCATGTATCAAACCACTGCAGCGCTGAGAAGTGCTTTCTTGGAGTTTTTCCGCAGAAACGGTCACCAGGTTGTGGACAGCAGTTCACTGGTACCTGGCAATGATCCCACCTTGCTATTTACCAACGCAGGGATGAACCAATTTAAAGATGTTTTCCTTGGGGAAGACAAGCGCGACTACAGCCGCGCCACTACGGCACAACGCTGCGTGCGCGCCGGTGGTAAGCACAACGACCTGGATAATGTCGGTTACACCGCACGTCATCACACCTTCTTCGAAATGCTGGGTAACTTCAGCTTCGGTGATTATTTCAAGCAAGATGCGATTCGCTTCGCCTGGACCTTCCTGACCGAAGAACTCAAGCTGCCAAAAGAGCGCCTGTGTGTCACCGTCTATGAGACAGACGATGAAGCCTTCGAGATCTGGAACAAAGAGATTGGCGTCGCGGCCGAGAACATTATCCGCATCGGCGATAACAAGGGGGCGGCATACGCCTCAGATAACTTCTGGCAGATGGGCGATACCGGTCCTTGTGGCCCTTGTACCGAGATCTTCTACGATCACGGCGAGCACATCTGGGGCGGCCGTCCCGGCACGCCGGAAGAAGATGGTGACCGCTTCATCGAGATCTGGAACATAGTCTTCATGCAGTATAACCGTCAAGCCGACGGCACCATGGATCCACTGCCTAAGCCTTCTGTCGATACCGGTATGGGCATCGAGCGTATCGCCGCTATCATGCAGGGTGTGCACTCAAACTATGAGATCGATATCTTCCAGTCACTGATCAAGAAGACCGCCGAGATCCTGGGCGTGACCGATCTGGAGAACAAGTCGCTGCGCGTAGTCGCCGACCATATCCGTTCTTGCGCCTTCTTGGTGGCCGATGGTGTGATGCCATCAAACGAGGGCCGTGGTTACGTATTGCGCCGCATCATCCGCCGCGCCGTGCGTCATGGTAATAAGCTAGGTGCTACCGAGGCCTTCTTCTACAAGCTGGTTCCTACACTGATTGAAGTGATGGGCGATGCGGCTAAAGAGCTGGTGGCGACCCAGGCGATCGTCGAAAAGGCGCTTAAGGCGGAAGAGGAGCAGTTTGCCCGTACTCTGGAGCGTGGTCTTGGTATTCTCGATAATGCCCTGAGCCAGCTAGAGGGTAAGGAGCTTGACGGTGAGACCGCCTTTAAGCTGTACGACACCTATGGCTTCCCGGTTGATCTGACGGCTGACGTCTGCCGAGAGCGTGATATCACGGTCGATGAAGCCGGCTTCGAAGCGGCCATGGCCGAGCAGCGCAGCCGCGCCCAGGCGGCGGGTCAGTTCGATACCGATTACAACGATAGCCTGAAGATCGACGCCGAAACCGAGTTTTGCGGTTATAGCGACCTTAATGGCGAAGCCAAGGTCATCGGCCTCTATGTCGATGGTCAGGCGGTCGACGCGCTAGCCGAAGGCGACCAAGGTGTGGTGGTGCTCGATAGCACGCCTTTCTACGGCGAATCTGGTGGCCAATGTGGCGACAAGGGCCTGCTGAGCGCAGAAGGTGTCGAGTTCGAGGTGAAGGACACGCAAAAATATGGTCAGGCAATGGGCCATATCGGCCTGGTCAAGGCCGGCAGTATCGCTATGGGTCAAACCCTTAACGCGGCAGTGGATAAGAAGCTCAGACATCGCACCGAGCTGAACCACTCTGTGACTCACTTGCTACACGCCGCGCTGCGTCAGGTGCTGGGTACTCACGTGAGCCAGAAGGGTTCTCTGGTTGAGCCTGAGCGTCTGCGTTTCGACTTCTCTCACTTCGAGGCAGTTAAGCGTGAAGAGCTTAAGCAGGTCGAAGATCTGGTTAACACTCAGATCCGTCGTAACCACGAGCTGAAGGCCGAGGTGATGGATATCGACCAGGCGAAAGAGAAAGGCGCCATGGCTTTGTTTGGTGAGAAATATGACTCACAGGTTCGCGTGGTGACCATGGGTGACTTCTCTATCGAGCTGTGTGGTGGTACTCACGTAGGCCGCACAGGCGATATCGGTCTGTTTAAGATCACCTCTGAAGGCGGTATCGCAGCCGGCATCCGTCGTATCGAGGCGGTCACAGGTGCGGCAGCAATCGCCTATGTGGGTGAGCAGCAGGCGCAGCTTGAACAAGCCGCCTCGCTACTTAAAGGCGACAGCGCCTCGGTAGTGGCTAAGCTCAAAGCCCAGCTGGATAAGACTAAGCAGCTTGAGAAAGAGCTGTCTCAGCTTAAAGACAAGCTCGCGGCTGCGACCAGCGCTGATCTGGCCGGGGAGGCTCAGGAGCTTGCTGGCGTTAAGGTACTGGTTAAGCTGCTCGAAGGTGTCGAGGCCGGCGCGCTGCGTGGCCTGCAGGATGAGCTTAAGCAGAAGCTGCAATCTGGCATTGTGGTGCTTGGCATCGCAGGGGACGCCAAGGTGAACCTGATTGCCGGCGTCACCAAAGACTTGACCGGTAAGGTCAAGGCCGGTGAGCTAGTGGCTATGGTGGCTGCTCAGGTGGGCGGTAAGGGCGGTGGACGCCCAGACATGGCCCAGGCCGGTGGCAGCGAGCCCGAGAAGTTAGCAGGTGCCCTGGATTCTGTTATCCCTTGGTTGTCAGAACGTTTGGCCTAAGTTGCCTCAATAGAAAAAAGCGCTCCATGAGCGCTTTTTTTGTGCCATATTGATTGAAGCTTAAGCTGAGGTACAGTTTAAAGTGTTAAATTTAATGCTGGTTTAACTGACTGCCATTACTATCTTGGTTATCTGTCATGCCTGATCCCGATAAATCAGCGATGTGCGGCACATTTAAACGAATTAACATGCAATAAAAGGGTGTTTTTTATCAGAACACTATTAATTTGTACTAAGCTGACCGTATAATAAGGTCATAACGGAATAATGCCGTATAAGCAGAATTAGGAACTAAAGGAGCAAAAAATGCTGATATTGACTCGTCGTGTTGGTGAAACACTGATGATTGGTGATGAAGTTACTGTCACCGTTTTAGGCGTAAAGGGTAATCAAGTTCGTATTGGTGTTAATGCACCAAAAGAAGTTTCAGTTCATCGTGAAGAGATTTATCAGCGTATTCAGTCTGAAAAGTCAGGTAGCTCTTCTGAAGGCGGCAATTTTTAAGCGATAGATTTAACCGGCGTTACACTATAAGAGTCAGCAAGTTTGCTGGCTTTTTTGTTTTTGGCTGACAGCTTTTTAACCATAACGGCGACATAGCATACAGGCTATTAGGGGAAATAGGGATAACTGCTTAAAAACAGCTCAAACAGAATTTGTTTAGGAGAAATGGTTTGACTTATTTTCTTCAAACAGTAATATGTGCGCCAAGAAAACGGAGAGGTGGCCGAGTGGCCGAAGGCGCTCCCCTGCTAAGGGAGTATGGGCTTTATCTCCCATCGAGGGTTCGAATCCCTCCTTCTCCGCCATTTCTTAACTGACAAAACAGGGCGCGTGTAGCTCAGCTGGATAGAGTACCTGGCTACGAACCAGGCGGTCAGAGGTTCGAATCCTCTCACGCGTACCATTTGTTTTTCAGTAAAAGTAGGTTATAGATATAAGATGCGCGTGTAGCTCAGCTGGATAGAGTACCTGGCTACGAACCAGGCGGTCAGAGGTTCGAATCCTCTCACGCGTACCATCTCCTAACTTACCAAAATTTCTGTGCGCGTGTAGCTCAGCTGGATAGAGTACCTGGCTACGAACCAGGCGGTCAGAGGTTCGAATCCTCTCACGCGTACCATATTTAAAAATCGACGGTTTTGGCCGTCGTTTTGTTTGAAAGCCTAGAATTTTGCGCGTGTAGCTCAGCTGGATAGAGTACCTGGCTACGAACCAGGCGGTCAGAGGTTCGAATCCTCTCACGCGTACCATTTTAGACGGAGAGGTGGCCGAGTGGCCGAAGGCGCTCCCCTGCTAAGGGAGTATGGGCTTTATCTCCCATCGAGGGTTCGAATCCCTCCTTCTCCGCCATTATTAAAACCCGCAACTTAGGTTGCGGGTTTTTTTATGCCTGTTCCCCCATGCCATTCAAAGCTCAAAAACTCAAAGTCTATCGTCATCTGGCTCATATCTAAGCCAATCTTGCTCATCTCTCAATATTACCGCGCTTATTGCCTAGGCAGATTGCATAATCTTGCATATCACTCTCGATCTCGTTCGTTTTCGTGAATTCAATTTTCAAGCAGATTAGGGCTTTTTAATCTAATTCTAGATTTGATGGCTAATTTTTTATGTGATCGTCAAAAATAGTCGCCATTTATTGTGAAATAACCGAAAGCCCCTTATCAATTAGTCGTAATTTGGTAAGACCAATTTACAAGGTGCTCGCCTTTTTGTTATAGATTGGTTAAGGTTTCCTGGCTAAAGGCGATCTTTTTGCGCCTCAATCGACGACACCTGTCATGTCACCTGTCGATTTTAATGCGTATTACCTGAATAAATAGCATGTCCTGCGGCTAGGCCGTAAGTCTGATGTGCTCGATTAACCTGAGAGGATAGTATGGATTCAATGGCTCAACAGATAATGGAAGCACTGATGATCATGGTGCTGGGTATGGGGTTGGTGTTTATCTTCCTAACCATACTCATTGGGGTCGTTAATCTGGTGGCCTGGAAATGTGCGCCTAAACCTAGTCTCGCACCACTAGCCGAAGCGAGCGAAGCGCAAGTTTCACGCTTTCCAGGCGTCGACCCTAAGATGGTCGCCGTGATCACCGCCGCCGTCCATCAATATCGCGCCAAAGCATAAATAGAAGTAGGGAGTTTTTATGAGCAAGCCACTTGCATTAACCGACGTCGTCCTGCGCGACGCGCATCAATCGATTCTTGCCACGCGTCTTCGTATCGACGACATGCTTCCTATCGCCCCTTTACTCGACAAGGTGGGCTTCTGGTCGCTGGAATCCTGGGGCGGTGCTACTTTTGACGCCTGTATCCGTTATCTGGGGGAGGATCCCTGGGAACGCATTCGCGAGCTTAAGAAGGCCATGCCCAATACGCCGCAGCAGATGTTACTTAGGGGACAGAACCTGCTGGGCTATCGCCACTATGGTGATGACCTGGTGCATAGGTTTGTCGAGCGCGCGCATCAAAATGGTGTGGACGTGTTCCGTATCTTCGATGCCATGAATGATGTGCGTAACCTAGAGACGGCGGTTAAGTCTGTGGTCGAGGTTGGCGGTCACGCCCAGGGCACCATCTCCTACACCACA is a window from the Shewanella loihica PV-4 genome containing:
- the mutS gene encoding DNA mismatch repair protein MutS, which produces MNAVDTQYLEKHTPMMRQYLTLKAETPDMLLFYRMGDFYELFYDDAKRASELLGISLTARGKSGGDPIPMAGIPYHAVEGYLAKLVQLRVSVAICEQIGDPATTKGPVERKIVRIVTPGTLTDEALLQERQDNLLAAVYHGKVGFGYATLDVSSGRFVVTELASKEALEAELQRTNPAELLYSEDFSEPALIASLSGKRRRPEWEFDYDTSYKLLLEQFGTKDLYGFGLGEVRLSLQAAGCLIQYVKDTQRTALPHINAITRFNQCDSIVLDAATRKNLELTRNLQGGSDNTLASVLDNTATPMGSRMLQRWIHEPLRNHNIIRARHDAIDELLDNGYHESLHEQLKALGDIERITARLAIRSARPRDFARLRQALALLPEIQQQLADCNSPHLKALSSHLGDFPEEHALLSRAIVDNPPMLIRDGGVIKEGYHNELDEWRKLSQGATDYLAELEAREKAATGASTLKVGYNRVHGYYIEVSRRESDLVPMSYQRRQTLKNTERYIVAELKEHEEKVLSSQGKALALEKQLWEELFDLLMPRLHELQAFARAAAELDVITNFAERAEQLDYHRPELTAQSGIHIEAGRHPVVERVSQTPFIANPVSLNPARRMLIVTGPNMGGKSTYMRQVALITLMAHIGSFVPAQKAAIGPVDRIFTRIGAADDLASGRSTFMVEMTETANILHNATPESLVLMDEIGRGTSTYDGLSLAWSAAEHLAQNLKSMTLFATHYFELTQLPDQMENVANVHLDAIEHDDTIAFMHAVQEGAASKSYGLQVAALAGVPAKVVQAAKHKLHHLESRDREEELPELRQAQLSMTMPETSKALDRLDTIDPDSLTPRQALDLLYELKQLR
- a CDS encoding protein-L-isoaspartate(D-aspartate) O-methyltransferase gives rise to the protein MNGVATTAALNLARHLQGAGITNAEVLAVVAKTPRELFLDAALGHKAYENTALPIGQGQTISQPYIVARMTELLLESRPKRVLEIGTGSGYQAAILAQLVDELCTVERIKSLQIQARQRLKRLDLHNVSFKYGDGWQGWANKGPFDAIMVTAAASSVPQALLQQLADGGVLVIPVGEETQQLMRVVRMGDQFHSQTIEMVKFVPLVNGELA
- the rpoS gene encoding RNA polymerase sigma factor RpoS, which produces MGRKQSTAVAEPLVDLSKNESDLSVTNSKEVLKDAELEQQVQDDLQKNLDATQLYLSEIGFSPLLSAEEEVYFSRKALKGCEKSRNRMIESNLRLVVKIARRYNNRGLALLDLIEEGNLGLIRAVEKFDPERGFRFSTYATWWIRQTIERAIMNQTRTIRLPIHVVKELNVYLRTARELAHKLDHEPTAEEIAEQLDLPSSDVSKMLKLNERITSVDTPLGGDNDKALLDVLADDDCVGPDYKVQDDDMSKSVVRWLDELNSKQREVLARRFGLLGYEPSTLENVGKEIGLTRERVRQIQVEALKRLRDLLSAQGLSVEAIFRV
- the surE gene encoding 5'/3'-nucleotidase SurE: MIKILVSNDDGITAPGIAALSNALAKHYEVMTVGPDRNCSGASNSLTLTNPLRINKLDNGYISVSGTPTDCVHLAIREFYAHEPDIVVSGINAGANMGDDTLYSGTVAAAMEGRFLGLPAIAISLVGRELKHYDTAAYYACKIVAGLIDSPIASDQILNVNVPNLPLDEIKGIRVTRLGARHRAEGMVRMQDPAGREIFWLGPPGEEQDASEGTDFHAVANGYVSVTPLTVDLTAFEQVPKIKQWIEQL
- a CDS encoding peptidoglycan DD-metalloendopeptidase family protein, which encodes MLSAPSRLRFCQKPIGILCALLLSCLLSACSFQAHSPAPVVNVNSPVKKAYKKGGLTSDHYKVKRGDTLYSIAWAANKDFAEIARYNGLRKPYTIYPGQVLKLKSTNAVTNSKTQRSTQVSSKKTQQNTAKNQPKQTVNSSQQAAASKTALAKKSLDRGDKSAYAVTTGQQNVNGVIHKPSSTLPKKVQRWHWPVKGKLIGTFSTKEQGNKGIKIAGSRGDRIQAAADGRVVYAGNALRGYGNLVIIKHSDDYLSAYAHADKILVKEKQFVTAGQTVAKMGQTGTNRVMLHFEIRYHGKSVDPLKFLPKS